cttattgCATCTGTGTTTTTTATGttacttataattttatttagtaaATATTCTCCTGATATAATAGCAACACCAGAATATTTAGAATTACCTTTATTTAAATGGGCATTATGGTGGTTCTTTGTTATTTTCCTTCAACGTGTACAGTATTATTATGTTTGGGTATTTGCAGATGCTGTATCTAATTTCTCTGGTTTTGGATTTAATGGATATGATGAAAATGGTGAAGAAAAATGGAATTTAGTTTCTAATGTCTATCCAATAAAACTTGAAATGGCACAAACATTTAAAGAAACTTTAGATTCTTGGAATGTTGCTACAATGTTTTGGTTGAGACGTGTTGCTTATGATAGAGTACCAAAAAATATGAGAACATTAACTACTTATATGTTATCAGCTGTTTGGCATGGATTTTTTACCGGTTATTATCTCACTTTTGCTACAGGAGCATTATTTACACTTGCCGGTAGATATGCTAGACGTTCCCTAAGATGGAGATTTCTTAATAAttctaaattaaaatttatttatgatataGTAACATTCTTATCAACAAAAATAGCTTTAGCATATGCTGCACTTCCATTTGTAACAATGCACCTTAATCCAGGATGGTTTTGTTATAAAAGGGTATACTTTTGTATACATATTATAGCTTTGCTTTTAATTACTGTATTACCAAAAATTTTACCTcctgaaaaaaaagaaaatattgagAAGAgggaagaaaaaaaattaaaatgaataaaaatatttttttttctgtattgtcattttatatattgtaaatattatcaaatgaattgtacaatattatttatattaaaatttgttgaaGCAATCATTCAAacacatttttaaattaatgggtatcattttaattttttttatttctcttTTTTAATGTTCATTTATCTCgtttttctataataaataatattataaaataataacaataaatcattgaataaaatttcatttttaagttgtttttttttttatcatgaaaaaaaaaatgataatatttatgtgAATGTATAAAGGTAATTGAgggaatttttttttatatataataaaatatattcataatatatagatattaatattatcatttaatttcatttaaatttattcaaaattaaattattttgaaattcaattaatttatattattcttattGTTTACATCTTGATGGAGGCTACATTTTATGATggatgtaaaatttttttaccattaagTAAACTTTTTGGTTTTGATGTTAACTTTGtaagtttattatttattgaaaaaaattattattattatttcattttaatataaattattttaagataaattttgtattatcTTTATTGGTGTCTTTTGGATTggcaaaattttttgttaaatatctTACTATATTAGATGTATCAGTTAATATTAGATCATTATATACAGGTGGATGTGGTATAttaatatgttattttatgtatGGAAAAGGAATAATTCATCCAATAATAATGTCATTCttaaattattgtattatGGCATATTTTCCAAAAGAATTGACAATAAAgttatgttttattatatcattaagtcatttattgataattcatttaataagATACATTTATGTTGATATTTATACAATTGATATAACATCTGTTCTTATGATTATGGTTCAAAAATGTTGCTTAATTAGTCTTGCTTTAGCTAATGGAAGAGATGAAAAATTAgctaataataaagaaaattctttaaaaagtatttctGAGATACCAGATATTTTGATGTACATTGCttatatgtttaattttcaaacatttttaacaGGACCATCATTTGAATTTGtggattttaaaaattttattgaaggaaaacattatattgagaggaaagaaaaaaaatcaaatgttgaaaatattataagagataaaattatttatggaaatatgtttttaattatatacttaatatttaaagattattCATGTGATAATGTTTTAGCACAACATATTATTCAATTACCATGGTATCTTTGGATTATTTCATGTCAAATGGGTACTACTATTTTAAGAGGTAGATATTATTTTGCCTGGTACATATCAGATGCTATTTGTAATATCTCTGGATTTGGTTTTAATGGATATGATGAAAATGATGAAGAAAAATGGGATCTTTGTACAAatgttaatgttaaaaaagttGAATTATCATATTCATTAAAAGAATGTATAGATAATTGGAATATTGGAACATGTAAATGGCTTCGATTAACTGTATATGAAAGATTACCTGAATCTTCTAGAACAATGGGAACATTTGTTTTGTCTGCCATTTGGCATGGTTTTCATCCAGGATATTATGTAACATTTACCATTGCAGCACTTTTTACAAATGCATCaagaatatttagaaaatattttagatatcATTTTACCTCatctaatgataaaaaacaaatgtatgatatttttacatttgtAGTTACTAGATTAGCTATAATTTATGGAGCAATACCTTTTGCCTTggaaacattttataaatcaacagtttttttaaaacaattctACTTTTGTGGTCATTTTATTGCTTTAGCTGTCATTTTTATAGTaccaaatatttttgaaaaaccATCATTTAGTGAAAAtcatactattaaaaaaaacaaaagttcatgtaacaataataaaaatgatgagGTATTTGTTGATAAAACTCAGGAATCTATTAAAAGTGATTGtaagaaattaaattaataatataatattatcaaataaatatataaatgcaAAGCTTTTTTCAcctattgtttttaaatgaaatatatacaaaaacatttttttttaaatgtaaatattatttaaaaattaagaagaacttttatttaattgtatacattttgttttacaaaaaaagaattttttaaatttgttttatcattatataataattcattttcttCATTACAATAATCGTAACTTGAATTTGACAAAGTAACTGACGTTATATCTTCATCTAATACCCAATGTGTGTATAAATGTcgattttttgtaaaaataatctcCGAAAACAACTCAGAAATGTCATCTCTAAAGattaaatgattattaaaagtattttttttttatatcattaccTTAATGctattacaataataaatttaacagGGTACATCATAAAGtagtatattattatcaaaaaatctACTTCTCTATGAATCCAACGTAGTAATGTATAATGACATAACTCTTTTTTTGCCTCCTCTTTGTGACAATTAagataaatacttttaaaatttttatcaaaagtaTCACTTAAAGGTATATTCAAACATATATCTATAAATGATTTATcaaaacaacaaaaattttcCTCCTGAAATTCCTCCCACCTAAAACAAACatcaattgttttattaatttttatttcattttgaattttatttgaaaaataattttcaaaatttgcATGAAGTGTTGAAAATTTcattacaataataatagcaaaaaaaaagtctaATGAAAGAAGAGATGTTTTGATAAACCAAAAAAGTCTTATAAGGTTACgtgaataaatataaactCCAATAATACCACAAAAACTTGAAAAAtactgaaaaaaaaatcaaaatatttaactttaaaattagtatattttatttttatgataataaaattacctgaattccaataataatataattaccaactaaaatattttcattccATGATATTggaaaaagtttaatatttttttgttgaaaaaatctatataaaaatgataaataaattgtttgaAGGAGAATCAAGAGAAGATTTGTTGAGTATAGCCATACTTTGTATGTTGGTAGGGGTGCTAAACGATAGCGATGACGTAATTTTATCTGATTTGCTTGTAATTCACTATTTGGAGAGAAATCTCTTATAGGTGAAttcttaatttaaataaaaatattattaattattatattcttgaaaaaaaaaaacaaacaaacTTACTATCTTATTACAGGTATTCATATATAgtaagatatattttaaagttactTCTTAGACTTTGAaacttaaataaaatgaaagtTCTTTTAACATTCTGGTTTTTATAATCatacttaaatattttaaagaaggaattaaaaaaaaggtatgTTAATAATAGAAATGAGTTAATTGTTTATACATTAATGCTACAcatacatttaataattataaaaaagaaaataacaataatgaGTGATACGCCTTTACCtcttgtaaaaatatatatatatataattttatcaaatatttcaaaataccTGACCATCAtgtgataaatatataattagaaaaaaactTGCAAATATTTTCCCTATCATTGTAATCATGATGCTTAAAGTTTTcaattttctaatatttaccagtttcaaataaaaaattttttttattattttacgtttcttattttttttttgtctgtcatactttttgttaaagttaaaaaaaaaattaagaaatttcaattaatatattttaaagaattaaataaagtacATTTCTTGTTtctctaaaaaaaaaataatgaaggAAGAAAACTTgtcttaaatatatttcttttgtcgaagttaaattattttttagtataaattgataaaagaaaatgaagttaataatatgttaaaattttcttctttcCGTAATGAGTCTATCATTTGGAGATAGAATAATTAGaagaaataaattgaaataaattgaaaataagttttgtaaaaattggTCAACTAAAAAGAATCCGGGATGAAGAAAAGTTACAAATGGAgttgtaataaaaaagttaactaACTTTAAGGGTGTTAATTATACTTCTATTTTACATAAgctaaaatcttttaatgatatttttatagttaataaataaaagttttctcattttaataaaaacatttataatatataaaagtatttattaattttaactttttatctttattatatatatttatttttttcttaatataactaaaattttattgttttatagaggaggaaaaaaaaaattatttttaaaaatattttaatggcccctcttttttattttaattttaaatattcacaCTAATTTGCTTTTCTAATATCATTCcctaaaaagaaaaatagaaGACAgcattaattttaatcttCTCCAATTTCTCAGATCATTCTTtgtttgttttaaaaatttttctaaattgtcttattctttattttttttttctttatttctttttaatattataaacctaactattttaattgccttttcttttttattactttttatccAAAACCCTTCATTAAACACTTCTATAAACCATCATTAAGATTAAGGCTGCCTCCTCTTTTTCACAAtacttaaatattattttttatttccgTAAACCTTCAACcaatttattgtttatcattttattctTTCTGTTTTCGCCCTTAAGTTAATggaataaattattatttatctatGGATGAAggatttatttaaatcaaggaatgaataattaatatttttttatcttctatactattaaaaaaaaaagtttttgataaatgagtaagataaaatacaattatatatgtatgtatcaacaaaaattaatattaataattttaattttcacTTCTTCTTGTCATCTTACACCATTCGTCttagcatttttttttttatcatgtctttttattttatcattttatagaaaaagtCGTCAttctatcaaaaaaaaaaaaagaaaattttatatagtatgtatcaatttttgattttaaattctgaaacatatattttattttaataataaatatcaaagaaattttttagtagaaatatatttttatgtaccCATAAATCTATTTTCatgttaaattaatattaattttattttatcgagtatcaaaatattttaaaatttataaattattgcttatttaatattttaaaataattttttattactaataatatttatcttgttattatatatataaaaaaaatttttttaaaataaacattctATTTTGTATGAAACTACTAAACATTAAATGTCTATCTTTATCATTCtaagaaaaaagtttttttaccATCCGATTATGGTATGTATCTTCTtcaaaaattacatttttagtAACTTTAACCATTTAAACCTGCGCAATTTGAGAAAAGTATTACATTTGCTTATTTTAGACAAAGTTTCAGAAAGAAGTGTTGAAGTAACTTTAAACATGTCACTTTTATCATCTCAATTTTGTTTCCTTTACTAAATTATTCTCTTTTAAAAGGGTATATGATAGGAAATACAAAAGCTAATTGAATTTTCTTtacttttctttattatgataaacaattattttaggaaaaaaaattgtttctttagtatattattattattactattttttttaaaagttaaaaaaaagaaaacatattattagtaattaaacaaatctcttagaaaaatataatatttatttatttatttttatttaattaacattaattttataaagaaaaaaaatttttttttcttttattataaaatataataaatgacaagatttttttttttttatttttttaattttataactaGTGATATGAGACTTatcaaagaaaatattaaataacaaacAATAGGAAGGATAGGATTGaggatagaaaaaaaaaaggaactGCTTAGTATTTCCTTCTTAATTTCCTTCTATTATCAGATCCAAAGATATTTGTGAATGTATGTTATCAAAAGTTGTCATCATAAACagtatatcattttaaagtaccataatatcattttgttatatcaaaactttgaaaaatttttaactttaatcTGGCCTTTAGCAATTTtgtgtaaaatatatttgtctaggcttatatatatatatatttcatgtatatatattttgaagaaaatgataaaatatattgagtatttatatatatatataccaatatataaatacttcttttctttaaatttcaGAAATTAAACTTAagatttgtttatttttacttcttctttttataatagttaaattatatctatttgtaatattcttttagagtaacattatatataactaCACACAACCCCGTTAAAAAAGAGGGAGGGAAAGGAGGATATATGTATAGGAGAACAGTTTGATATATCAAAAAGAGAGAGGGACTCCATTTATAGTcatgttttataaatgtatgCAGTCTTCTTAAAATGCTAATACATGAAagcttattttattttcaattgaaattttaaaatttttttttttatatagcattgtattatgaataataaaaacatggAAAAGACAAAATCTTTGtcaatacaatattttttattattatattaatttactattttacttttcttaagtatttatttcttaaaagtacaactttgtctttttttttttttatctaatatcATACTACCAAATAGAAGactaaacttttatatttaaatccattttttttatccattttatttattgtgtatgtacattttatatattatttataatacatattattatatatatatatataacgaAACTGTTATTTTTCCAATTATCTTTTATCtctattcttttttaactattttatatattcatctaagattcattaaaatcttttaataacatgaaaaattttaattattattaagatGGTTTTTGATTTGTATTTTGGcaaattgaaaaagaaaattaattattcatAGAATAGCTATTTACGAAATTGTGtctattttcttttatttttttttttgtatctaaatacaattatatattcaCTTAAGACTCTAAAAATAGATTAGTTCAAAATgattgtataaataatattaatttaaagtacatttgaaaataagaactttatatatattaagattTTGTTTGATTAATTTGGtaatgtaatatatataaaagaaaattgatGAAGATTGATTTTCATAGCTTCATTAAATATACTCTttgattaaattaaaattttattttcctattactattaatacaatatattaataattgctcattaaatattattgttgttattataagtcaaatatttaagaagtcattaaaaagaaaaaaaaaattttttttttttaaatttgttattgttgtataggaaaaaaaaataaataaataaaatattgagaaacattttttttagaaacaatttattttatcattctaTAGTGacagttatttaaaaaaaaaaaagaatgttttTTTACTGCCATTAacagaaatatatatatatcttactATGATGATAACATAAGATTTTTTACTAACTTGGTATATTATGttctattatataattacaaatatttttcttttcttattaatttttatatttaatctttaatatttttatgtttttttatgttatttcttttttaaaatattttttagtttaatatataaaaatatacttataatttataaaagataacgtttattaaatatctatCTATTCTTGATTGTttgtatttaattttctCTTATTCGAAATCTACTAAAAcgtttctttttatattgtaaCAAAATTGGATATATTTATTCTCTTTCTTCCCAATTTTAGGGgacatataaattttctgTTATTCTcttaaatattcttaaaagtataaaaaaaaaaaatttttttttttttactaccCATTTGGCTTGATAAGTATTTTGATGAAAAATGTTAACAATATAGTTTATCTATTTGAATTGACATCTTCAAAGCAGCATCTTCATCAAAATTTCGGTACACATATATCTATAGAAGAAGATGATATAATAGTGTTGGTCAAAGGAGTtgaaaatgtatttatatttgtagTATGCCTGTAGGAAAAACTATTAGTTAACtggatatatatatatatatatatgcctATCCAGCCCATTTTGTAATATCCTTTGCAATGAAGTTAACATGAAGAAGATGAATAAGGAAGAAGTTTGTTGTCTTCTTTTTCACTTCCCACTAACTTTCAACATATTTGGTACATCATTACTAAATGTGTATTTATAGGTCGTTTCAAATTTGTTGGATACTGAGTCCACCATCTacatctttttaattttaagacaccaaaaaaaaaaagttttcatttatttttttttaataaaaaaattatgatatatttgaaaaaaaatatatataatacattaaaaagaTACTGTCTGATTTTATGCAAatcttattaatatttaaataaatatacaaaatgcATTTTTAGCATATACATCTGCCATTAAAAACATCAGtgataagaataataaaattaaaataaagttgaatattttattactttattactaattaataatttttttcttatatctAAGTTAACCAATTAAAACAATaggataaaaatattttgaaataaaatattaaaattaaaccaaaaatataacattttaaaatttattttataaaaattaaaagtaaaaaaaaatgtatttattatatatatattttttttaacttttttaaaaataagtcataaaattttttttttctataaaaaaaaagacaaagataaaagtatattaataaagaaaaattaagtactatataatataacatttaaattagaaaaagctatcaattatatttatgtcACAAGACAACCTTTTTATAGTattctttaattatttctggtaaaaaaagagtataaataaaatgaaatatggtatattcttatcatttcatattgttttttttttttagatttctCTTTgcattataatttaaataattatttttatataatcaattttataaaaaaaaaattatgaaattttagaaattattGATGCTATTCTACACCAAATCGGTTTCATTTTAACTCTCTCActcttaaaaaataattttattttttttttttattaatttttcttttgaaatctatttaatatatttatatttgatgaattttatatttatatatgtataacttttttttatccattaaataggaaaaatattaagaagaattatctttaaattatgCTTTCATTTTATTGTTCCTTCAAGTCACGATAATgatgtatattaaaatgttgtataatctttttcttaagacctttttcaaaattaaattgtcACACGTTATATTTACATCTATTTTCTATGTATGGtggtatttttaaatatatcaaaaaatttttattcttagtttattttattaaatcacaagaattgatgataaattattagaaaaggTTTATTCAATGTTAAGGTTCTATAAAAGAAGTTAATGGTAGATAATAAGAAGTGAAGTTTGTTATTCCTCTTAAAAGAACCATTTATTAGGACAAAAGAATAGAGGAAAACGTATTTTGACACAAACAAAAAACTAAATTGCTTTTTGATTTCtttgtattataatatatagtgGGAGTAACCTtgtttacaaatttttaaaatacttaaaaaaaactgttatataactattaaaatagttatttaaatataaaaaagtttaaaaatatcttctttcttttatttttaatatgttcaatatcatttaaaattattatggatattatatatatatttttttttatattaagatacactataatatattcattcatttaaaaatgtttttgtaaagttatataatatCATCAACATTATTATTCTCCTGTCATTTATTGTCAAAAATGAGTTGTTAGAGATAAACTAATTAATTGATgaggaaaaatttttgtaatttatttctttccatttttttttttgatatttcttCTCTAACAATAAAGagaaaaatcattaaaaattaaaattctttGTTAAGACCCTAAATTCTCAAAGGCATCATTTATAGATCTTGTTAATTTGTTTTCACCACAATACCTCAAtctttttattcatttttcttaaaagaataaaactacgattttctatatttcttttttttgtaaatataaaaaagaaaaatttttttttacaataatatataaaaagagtAGACACGTTATTggtgttaaattatttatttgaagtTTTAAATTAGGACTAAACTAGAGGAGAAAGACAAACTAGTcaagaattttatttttataataagcaaatttaaaaaaatttttgttaactaacaaaaaacttatttttaatattatttttatagttgtaatttttgtttttaaaattattaaatacctcaaaaaagaaaaagataataattatagtattagataaaattttagttaatgaaagataacatttttaaaattatcttttataatgaaaaaaaaaatcttattacctatcttttaatttgtattttaatataattataattttcttatttttacatattttaatctttatttattcattgaataaatattaacttcaaatatttataaattaaaataataaattccGTGTGAAAATTATAGAATGATTAATTTTAGGATAAACCTCATTATCTTAAACTTCAATTTTGGAGAACAAGTACTCCTccaaaaatttcttttccttttcttaaaaattattttgtttgttCGTTATCTAATAAAGGCTTTAAACGTACTATATAtgtcttttatatataccataatttaaatataaatctaCTTGGAATTGTTCTCTCATTTTGAAAACTaaacaaatatatagtaGTACATATAATACTTTgtctattaaatatatatacatgtatatatacatatacatatatatatatatatatttggtagttcattatttttactactATTATGCTTTATTATCTCATATCTtgttatagaaaaatattaaaaatctgaattttattttatattatgatttcattaataacatatatcattttaaaatttaatactgTTTTAACGTGccattttcaattattaatcttcaattgtcttttttttttttataaatataaaatttttttattcgtttattttttatagtcCGTCAAATACTATTTAACCCTGTTCCCTCTTcctaaattatatattaaggctaaaaaataaatatttatttgatgagaaataaaattaacattatcatttgaaaatatatagaaattatttcaaatacaGAAGAGGGActttacaatatattttcatgGAACGGTGGTACCAAAATTATTGTTTCAAGAAAGATCTTTTACTAGAAGATAAGCAAGTGAGAAGTTGTTGCGGACAGGGAATTAAGATAGTTGATTGGACATTACAAATAGCTTTTACTACCACTgctcaaatattttttatttttcttttattttattactactATT
This Strongyloides ratti genome assembly S_ratti_ED321, chromosome : 2 DNA region includes the following protein-coding sequences:
- a CDS encoding Membrane bound O-acyl transferase, MBOAT family-containing protein, giving the protein MEATFYDGCKIFLPLSKLFGFDVNFINFVLSLLVSFGLAKFFVKYLTILDVSVNIRSLYTGGCGILICYFMYGKGIIHPIIMSFLNYCIMAYFPKELTIKLCFIISLSHLLIIHLIRYIYVDIYTIDITSVLMIMVQKCCLISLALANGRDEKLANNKENSLKSISEIPDILMYIAYMFNFQTFLTGPSFEFVDFKNFIEGKHYIERKEKKSNVENIIRDKIIYGNMFLIIYLIFKDYSCDNVLAQHIIQLPWYLWIISCQMGTTILRGRYYFAWYISDAICNISGFGFNGYDENDEEKWDLCTNVNVKKVELSYSLKECIDNWNIGTCKWLRLTVYERLPESSRTMGTFVLSAIWHGFHPGYYVTFTIAALFTNASRIFRKYFRYHFTSSNDKKQMYDIFTFVVTRLAIIYGAIPFALETFYKSTVFLKQFYFCGHFIALAVIFIVPNIFEKPSFSENHTIKKNKSSCNNNKNDEVFVDKTQESIKSDCKKLN
- a CDS encoding Membrane bound O-acyl transferase, MBOAT family-containing protein, with the translated sequence MFSYQTVMVGPLCFYTDYKKYIDGDHLKVEGSKQPCPKNAAIKKLIASVFFMLLIILFSKYSPDIIATPEYLELPLFKWALWWFFVIFLQRVQYYYVWVFADAVSNFSGFGFNGYDENGEEKWNLVSNVYPIKLEMAQTFKETLDSWNVATMFWLRRVAYDRVPKNMRTLTTYMLSAVWHGFFTGYYLTFATGALFTLAGRYARRSLRWRFLNNSKLKFIYDIVTFLSTKIALAYAALPFVTMHLNPGWFCYKRVYFCIHIIALLLITVLPKILPPEKKENIEKREEKKLK